Proteins from a genomic interval of Periophthalmus magnuspinnatus isolate fPerMag1 chromosome 11, fPerMag1.2.pri, whole genome shotgun sequence:
- the tfap2e gene encoding transcription factor AP-2-epsilon, whose product MLIHTYSAMERADGLSSSPGSRLSSLSSLSAQGAYSSAPPLCHTPASDFQPPYFPPPYPQSSLPYATAQSQDYEPYASLNSLHQHHTAHAQHHHQSAWHTQRTRSEEAGLLSQSHRALSLEPRREFPSVPRLLHGLAEGAAALGDGPLGMHLGHHAHDDLQGLEEGSALGVLDHSVIKKVPIPSKLNGSSFSSLSSLGKESFGMGAVSNPAEVFCSVPGRLSLLSSTSKYKVTVGEVQRRLSPPECLNASLLGGVLRRAKSKNGGRCLRERLDKIGLNLPAGRRKAANVTLLTSLVEGEAVHLARDFGFVCETEFPARAAAEYLCGQSDPETLHTRRSMILATKEVCKEFLDLMTQDRSPLGGSRPAPCLDPGVQSSLTHFSLLTHGFGSPAICAALSAFQSYLSEAIKILDKGETGGKLRHEKELKHRK is encoded by the exons GAGCGCGCGGACGGCCTGAGCTCTTCCCCTGGGAGTcgcctttcctctctctcctctctgtccgcCCAGGGCGCTTACTCCTCAGCTCCTCCGCTGTGCCACACCCCGGCCTCGGACTTCCAGCCTCCGTACTTCCCCCCGCCGTACCCACAGTCCTCACTGCCGTACGCCACGGCTCAGAGCCAGGACTACGAGCCGTACGCATCCCTCAATTCACTGCACCAGCACCACACTGCGCATGCGCAGCACCATCACCAGTCGGCCTGGCACACCCAGCGCACGCGGTCAGAGGAGGCGGGACTTCTGTCGCAGTCTCACCGCGCGCTCAGCCTCGAGCCGCGGCGTGAGTTTCCGTCAGTGCCTCGCCTCCTGCACGGGCTCGCGGAGGGGGCCGCCGCGCTCGGGGACGGGCCTCTGGGCATGCACCTGGGACACCACGCGCATGACGACCTCCAG GGGCTGGAGGAGGGATCGGCTCTGGGCGTCCTCGATCACTCCGTCATTAAAAAAG TCCCGATCCCGTCTAAGTTGAATGGTTCATCATTCTCGTCGCTCTCCTCTTTGGGGAAGGAGAGTTTTGGGATGGGTGCCGTGTCTAATCCTGCGGAGGTCTTCTGCTCGGTCCCTGgacgcctctctctcctcagctcCACCTCCAAATACAAAGTGACGGTGGGGGAAGTGCAGAGGAGGCTGTCTCCTCCTGAGTGTCTGAACGCATCTCTGCTCGGTGGAGTGCTGCGCAG ggcAAAGTCCAAGAACGGAGGCCGGTGTCTGAGGGAGCGACTGGACAAGATCGGCCTGAATCTCCCTGCAGGACGACGCAAAGCTGCCAACGTCACTCTGCTCACCTCCCTGGTGGAAG GTGAGGCGGTGCACTTGGCCAGAGACTTTGGTTTCGTTTGTGAGACAGAGTTCCCGGCTCGAGCTGCGGCCGAGTACCTGTGTGGTCAGAGTGACCCCGAGACTCTGCACACGAGGAGAAGCATGATCCTGGCCACAAA ggaggTCTGTAAGGAGTTTCTGGACCTCATGACTCAGGACCGCTCTCCTCTAGGGGGCAGCAGACCGGCCCCATGCCTTGACCCAGGAGTTCAGAGCAGTTTGACCCACTTCAGCCTCCTGACCCACGGCTTTGGGTCTCCGGCCATCTGCGCTGCCCTCTCCGCCTTCCAGAGCTACCTGAGCGAAGCCATCAAGATACTGGAcaaaggagagacaggagggaaaCTACGGCACGAGAAAGAGCTCAAACATCGCAAATAA